The following proteins come from a genomic window of Paenibacillus sp.:
- a CDS encoding YggS family pyridoxal phosphate-dependent enzyme — protein MNETLRDAAGRVERRIAAACERSGRERGEVNVIAVTKYVTLERTVEVIEAGYSNIGENRWQDAKDKWEALREREDVKWHFIGHLQTNKVKDVLGRFAAVHSLDRWSLAEEIQKKAERLGLVVPCFVQLNVSGEETKYGLPPDQLMSFLERLKSCSAIDVVGLMTMAPHEEDPEKTRPVFRRLRELREEANAAGAYGKPIAHLSMGMSNDFEIAIEEGATWVRLGSVLVGKEG, from the coding sequence GTGAACGAGACGCTGCGAGACGCGGCGGGTCGGGTCGAACGGCGCATAGCGGCCGCTTGCGAAAGAAGCGGCAGGGAACGCGGCGAGGTGAACGTGATCGCCGTTACCAAATACGTGACGTTGGAACGCACTGTCGAAGTGATTGAGGCCGGATATTCGAATATCGGCGAAAATCGCTGGCAAGACGCGAAGGACAAATGGGAAGCGCTTCGGGAGCGGGAGGACGTCAAGTGGCATTTTATCGGCCATTTGCAGACGAACAAGGTGAAAGACGTGCTAGGCCGGTTCGCGGCGGTACATTCGCTCGACCGATGGTCGCTCGCCGAAGAAATTCAGAAGAAGGCCGAGCGGCTCGGCCTCGTCGTGCCTTGCTTCGTTCAATTGAACGTGTCCGGGGAAGAGACGAAGTACGGACTGCCGCCCGACCAATTGATGTCCTTCTTAGAGCGGCTGAAATCGTGCAGCGCGATCGACGTCGTCGGCCTGATGACGATGGCGCCGCACGAGGAAGATCCCGAAAAAACTAGGCCCGTATTTCGCCGTTTGCGCGAGTTAAGGGAGGAAGCCAATGCGGCAGGCGCGTACGGCAAGCCGATCGCGCACCTGTCGATGGGGATGTCGAACGATTTCGAGATCGCGATCGAAGAAGGCGCGACTTGGGTTCGGTTGGGTTCCGTCTTAGTCGGCAAAGAAGGGTAA
- the pgeF gene encoding peptidoglycan editing factor PgeF → MNESAKREPFELYTAEDGTALLRIKEWEERFPWLSAGFSTRLGGVSAEPWSSLNCGLHVGDLDGDVAENRRRVAAAAGFAFDRWTCAEQVHGRDVAVVTAVDAGAGRLSRSDAIEAKDALVTIEPGVMLNAFYADCVPIWLVDPERRAVGIAHAGWRGAVADVAGEAVRTMTRAFGTKPSDVLAAIGPSIRGCCYEVDEAVARHIPEGSDSIEPAAVPGRYMLDLAKFNRQMLTKAGVLANHIEISVYCTSCRTDLFFSHRKEQGRTGRMTAWIARKE, encoded by the coding sequence TTGAACGAATCGGCGAAGCGGGAGCCGTTCGAGCTGTACACGGCGGAAGACGGGACGGCGCTGCTGCGAATCAAGGAATGGGAGGAGCGGTTCCCTTGGCTGAGCGCCGGGTTTTCGACGCGCCTCGGCGGGGTAAGCGCGGAGCCTTGGAGCAGCCTGAACTGCGGGCTGCATGTCGGCGACCTCGACGGGGACGTCGCCGAGAACCGACGCCGCGTGGCTGCGGCCGCGGGCTTCGCCTTCGACCGCTGGACGTGCGCGGAGCAGGTGCACGGGCGGGACGTCGCGGTCGTGACGGCCGTCGACGCCGGCGCCGGACGGCTTTCGCGATCCGACGCGATCGAGGCGAAGGATGCGCTCGTGACCATCGAACCGGGCGTCATGTTGAACGCGTTCTACGCCGATTGCGTGCCGATCTGGCTCGTCGATCCGGAGCGCCGCGCCGTCGGGATCGCGCATGCCGGCTGGCGCGGGGCGGTGGCCGACGTCGCCGGGGAGGCGGTACGGACGATGACCCGCGCCTTCGGCACGAAACCGTCCGATGTGCTGGCCGCGATCGGGCCGTCCATCCGCGGCTGCTGCTACGAGGTGGACGAAGCCGTCGCGCGGCATATCCCCGAGGGGAGCGATTCAATCGAGCCGGCGGCGGTTCCAGGACGCTATATGCTCGATTTAGCAAAATTCAATCGACAAATGCTGACAAAAGCAGGAGTTTTGGCGAATCATATCGAAATATCTGTGTATTGCACCAGCTGCCGGACGGATTTGTTCTTCTCGCATCGGAAAGAACAAGGACGCACCGGACGGATGACAGCGTGGATCGCGCGGAAAGAGTGA
- the lspA gene encoding signal peptidase II, producing MIFWLIALIVLLLDQWTKWLVVTRMEIREVIPVWGDFFSLTSHRNRGAAWGILQDQRVFFIVVTIIVVIGIVYYMLRTIREGRKLMPLALSLLLGGALGNFVDRVRLGEVVDFFDFKFDFRGIGIPFVYDFPIFNVADSGICVGIALVILDTLLETRREKRRTSHDSVNG from the coding sequence TTGATCTTTTGGCTAATAGCGCTCATCGTTTTACTGCTTGATCAATGGACGAAATGGCTCGTCGTGACGCGCATGGAGATCAGAGAAGTCATCCCGGTATGGGGCGACTTTTTCTCGCTGACGTCTCACCGCAATCGCGGAGCGGCGTGGGGCATTTTGCAGGATCAACGCGTGTTTTTTATCGTCGTCACGATTATCGTCGTGATCGGCATCGTGTACTATATGCTGCGGACGATCCGCGAAGGGCGGAAGCTGATGCCGCTCGCGCTGTCGCTGCTGCTTGGCGGAGCGCTCGGCAATTTCGTCGACCGGGTCCGGCTCGGCGAAGTCGTCGACTTTTTCGATTTCAAGTTCGATTTCCGCGGCATCGGCATTCCATTCGTGTACGACTTTCCGATTTTTAACGTAGCGGATTCCGGCATCTGCGTCGGCATCGCGCTCGTCATCTTGGACACGCTATTGGAAACGAGACGCGAGAAACGGAGGACGTCGCATGATTCCGTCAACGGATGA
- the dapD gene encoding 2,3,4,5-tetrahydropyridine-2,6-dicarboxylate N-acetyltransferase, which translates to MDTMEIINFIKNSKKVTPVKVYYKGSISGDAGNVKVFEFGTGGGVLFGDLAEVKPILEANASTIEYYEIENDRRNSAIPLLDLKNVNARIEPGAIIRDMVTIGDNAVIMMGALLNIGCVIGEGTMIDMNATLGGRVQVGKMCHVGAGAVLAGVIEPPSAQPVVIEDNVMIGANAVILEGVRVGAGAVVAAGAVVVEDVPANAVVAGVPARVIKMVDEKTKSKTEIIQELRNLK; encoded by the coding sequence ATGGATACGATGGAGATTATCAACTTTATTAAGAACAGCAAAAAAGTTACGCCGGTAAAGGTGTATTACAAAGGCTCCATTTCCGGCGACGCCGGCAACGTGAAAGTGTTCGAATTCGGCACTGGCGGCGGCGTATTGTTCGGCGACCTCGCGGAAGTGAAGCCGATCCTCGAAGCGAACGCGTCGACGATCGAGTATTATGAAATCGAAAACGACCGCCGCAATTCGGCCATTCCGCTGCTCGATCTGAAAAACGTCAACGCGCGTATCGAGCCGGGCGCGATCATCCGCGACATGGTGACGATCGGCGACAACGCCGTCATCATGATGGGCGCGCTGCTCAACATCGGCTGCGTCATCGGCGAAGGCACGATGATCGACATGAACGCGACGCTCGGCGGCCGCGTCCAGGTCGGTAAAATGTGCCACGTGGGCGCAGGCGCCGTCCTTGCCGGCGTCATCGAGCCGCCGTCCGCGCAGCCGGTCGTCATTGAAGACAACGTCATGATCGGCGCGAACGCGGTCATTCTCGAAGGCGTGCGCGTAGGCGCGGGCGCCGTCGTCGCGGCGGGCGCCGTCGTCGTGGAAGACGTGCCGGCCAACGCGGTCGTCGCGGGCGTACCGGCTCGCGTCATCAAGATGGTCGACGAGAAGACGAAGTCGAAGACGGAAATTATCCAAGAGCTGCGGAACCTGAAGTAA
- a CDS encoding YggT family protein, which yields MENSIVSLVNTLLSVYTYMIIAYVLLSWVPNARDSFIGQLLGRFVEPYLSIFRRFIPAIGGVIDVSPIVAIIAMQFISLGVETVIRFIIP from the coding sequence TTGGAAAATTCGATAGTTTCATTAGTGAATACGTTGTTGAGCGTGTATACGTACATGATTATCGCCTATGTACTGCTCTCGTGGGTGCCGAATGCTAGAGACAGCTTCATCGGGCAGCTGCTCGGTCGTTTCGTGGAGCCGTACTTGTCGATCTTCCGGCGGTTCATTCCGGCGATCGGCGGCGTGATCGACGTTTCGCCGATCGTCGCGATTATCGCGATGCAGTTCATCTCCCTTGGCGTGGAAACGGTCATCCGCTTCATCATTCCGTAA
- a CDS encoding RNA-binding protein codes for MRTIPYEHFRPEEKPFIDKVAEWLEDAAVRKQVKRTDFLDPRQAFIVESLANRQDGTEVRTDGGYADAERRRAIFVPDFLDPAYEPIGISVLAITGEDERIAELDHGDYLGAMLGLGVKRDKIGDIHVHGWGSHILVAEEMAPFFALHLSQVGRTRVFTEILPTDRLIVAKQELEEMFCTVASLRLDGVVSEAARLSRAKVLGPIQAGRCKVNWKVEEDPSRQVKEGDVVSLQGFGRFKILSVDGLSKKGRIRLRIGKFA; via the coding sequence ATGAGAACGATACCCTACGAGCATTTTCGACCCGAAGAGAAGCCGTTTATCGATAAAGTGGCGGAATGGTTGGAGGACGCGGCCGTACGCAAACAGGTTAAACGGACCGACTTTCTGGACCCGCGGCAAGCGTTCATCGTCGAGTCGCTGGCGAACCGGCAGGACGGGACCGAAGTCCGAACGGACGGCGGCTATGCGGATGCCGAACGCCGCCGGGCGATCTTCGTCCCGGATTTTCTCGATCCGGCCTACGAGCCGATTGGCATTTCGGTGTTGGCGATCACGGGCGAGGACGAGCGAATCGCCGAGCTGGACCATGGCGATTATTTGGGCGCCATGCTCGGCCTCGGCGTCAAAAGGGACAAAATCGGCGACATCCACGTGCACGGGTGGGGTTCACACATCCTCGTGGCGGAAGAGATGGCGCCGTTCTTCGCTTTGCATCTGTCGCAGGTCGGCCGAACGCGCGTGTTTACGGAAATTTTGCCGACAGACCGGCTCATCGTCGCCAAACAGGAGCTGGAGGAGATGTTTTGCACCGTCGCGTCGCTTCGGCTCGACGGCGTGGTCAGCGAGGCGGCCCGGTTGTCCCGCGCGAAGGTGCTGGGGCCGATCCAGGCGGGGCGCTGCAAGGTGAATTGGAAGGTCGAGGAAGACCCGTCGCGGCAGGTGAAGGAAGGCGACGTCGTGTCGCTCCAGGGCTTCGGACGATTCAAAATTTTATCTGTGGACGGGCTGTCCAAAAAGGGACGCATTCGCCTGAGAATCGGGAAATTTGCATAA
- a CDS encoding YlmC/YmxH family sporulation protein — protein MKISDFQTKDVINIVDGRKLGQISDIELDLRVGRIESIVVPSAGRFFGFFGGGDDIVIPWRSIVKIGADVILVKLDDPRVYRVEERVKDGSKNYRDRDRERDRYRDDPEDDEYR, from the coding sequence ATGAAAATATCCGATTTTCAAACGAAAGACGTCATCAATATCGTTGACGGCAGGAAGCTCGGACAAATCAGCGACATCGAGCTGGATCTGCGCGTCGGCCGCATCGAATCGATCGTCGTGCCGAGCGCCGGACGATTTTTCGGCTTTTTCGGCGGAGGCGACGATATCGTCATTCCTTGGCGATCGATCGTGAAAATCGGCGCGGACGTCATTTTGGTGAAGCTGGACGATCCAAGGGTGTATCGCGTCGAGGAGCGAGTCAAAGACGGCTCGAAGAACTACCGCGACCGAGACCGCGAGCGCGACCGTTACCGGGACGACCCCGAGGACGACGAGTACAGGTAA
- a CDS encoding DUF5665 domain-containing protein, whose amino-acid sequence MASEGTAAPDKLKSQVEAIANHLERAQLAEYVQLLNSPRRLIIQNLIAGAARGVGIAIGVTVFSATIVYVLRQIGALDLPIIGHYIADLVESVQAHMNKGGMYY is encoded by the coding sequence ATGGCGAGCGAGGGGACGGCAGCGCCCGACAAGCTGAAATCTCAGGTGGAAGCGATCGCGAATCATCTGGAACGGGCACAGCTGGCGGAATACGTGCAGCTCCTGAACTCTCCGCGCCGGCTCATTATTCAAAATTTAATCGCCGGCGCGGCCAGAGGCGTCGGCATCGCGATCGGCGTCACCGTTTTTTCGGCGACGATCGTGTATGTACTACGCCAGATCGGCGCGCTCGATCTGCCCATCATCGGGCATTACATCGCCGATCTGGTCGAGTCGGTGCAAGCGCATATGAACAAGGGCGGAATGTATTATTGA
- a CDS encoding DivIVA domain-containing protein — MPLTPLDIHNKEFSRRLRGYDEDEVNEFLDQIIKDYEALIRENKELQAQVQAMTEKLGHFSNIEETLSKTIIVAQEAADEVKSNAKKEAQLIIREAEKNADRIINESLAKSRKVALETEELKKQASIYRTRFKTLIEAQLEMLNHDSWDTLDTSSTPSISNSHATGDSLR, encoded by the coding sequence ATGCCGTTAACGCCGCTCGATATTCACAACAAGGAGTTCAGCAGAAGACTTCGCGGTTACGACGAGGACGAGGTCAACGAGTTCCTTGATCAGATCATTAAAGATTACGAGGCGCTCATTCGCGAAAACAAAGAACTCCAAGCCCAAGTACAGGCGATGACGGAGAAGCTCGGCCATTTCTCGAACATCGAGGAAACGCTGTCGAAGACGATCATCGTGGCGCAGGAAGCGGCCGACGAGGTGAAATCGAACGCGAAGAAGGAAGCGCAGCTTATCATCCGGGAGGCGGAGAAGAACGCGGATCGGATCATTAACGAGTCCTTGGCGAAATCGCGGAAAGTCGCGCTCGAGACCGAAGAGCTGAAGAAGCAGGCTTCGATTTACCGGACGCGCTTCAAGACGCTGATCGAGGCGCAGCTCGAAATGCTGAACCATGACAGCTGGGATACGCTCGATACGAGTTCTACGCCGTCGATTTCCAATTCGCACGCGACGGGCGACAGCCTCCGTTGA
- a CDS encoding cell division protein SepF has protein sequence MGVMNRIFNFLGLQEEVETEREQHYETPEEPERDPGEIRRVKNNVVSLHAQKTSKLVLCEPRNYEETQDIADHLRSRRAILVNLQRVRPEQAMRIVDFLSGTVYALNGAISKVGPNIFVCTPDSVEIQGVITDMMNDNT, from the coding sequence ATGGGCGTGATGAACCGGATCTTTAACTTCTTGGGTTTGCAGGAAGAAGTGGAAACGGAGAGAGAGCAGCATTACGAGACGCCGGAAGAGCCGGAGCGCGACCCCGGAGAAATTCGGCGAGTAAAAAACAACGTCGTTTCGCTGCATGCGCAAAAAACTTCGAAACTTGTGCTGTGCGAGCCGCGTAATTACGAAGAGACGCAGGACATCGCCGACCACCTGCGGTCGCGCCGGGCGATTTTGGTGAATCTGCAGCGCGTCCGTCCGGAGCAGGCGATGCGCATCGTCGATTTTTTGAGCGGCACCGTCTACGCGCTGAACGGCGCGATCTCCAAGGTCGGGCCGAACATTTTCGTATGCACGCCGGATTCGGTAGAAATCCAAGGCGTCATCACCGACATGATGAACGACAATACATAA
- a CDS encoding TraR/DksA C4-type zinc finger protein has translation MDMLQKPQLNQLRNNLIRERDELTSRLEHSDKFGMNEPMGIELGELSLVDNHPGDIGSEMFERGKDLALTELWEHQVEKIEAALERMDNGTYGRCLECGEPIPLERLEALPSAEYCIKHVPDDDTSYRRPREEKFLAPAMRSDMDHDDTTQFDGEDAWQIVERWGTSNTPALQEGRELTDYNDMYIESDENEGYVEPLESFLATDMYGNNVTFIRNDEYQRYMEQGEGYGLLEPDRYEDDDLR, from the coding sequence ATGGACATGCTGCAGAAGCCGCAATTGAATCAACTGCGGAACAACCTCATACGCGAGCGGGACGAGCTGACGAGCCGTCTTGAACATAGCGACAAGTTCGGCATGAACGAGCCGATGGGCATCGAGCTCGGCGAGTTGTCCCTCGTCGACAACCATCCGGGGGATATCGGCTCGGAGATGTTCGAACGCGGCAAAGACTTGGCCTTGACCGAGCTGTGGGAGCACCAGGTCGAAAAAATCGAAGCCGCGCTCGAGCGCATGGACAACGGCACGTACGGCCGCTGCCTCGAATGCGGGGAGCCGATTCCGCTCGAACGGCTAGAAGCGCTGCCTTCCGCCGAGTATTGCATCAAACACGTGCCTGACGACGACACGTCGTACCGCAGGCCGCGGGAAGAAAAGTTTCTCGCCCCGGCGATGCGCTCGGATATGGACCATGACGACACGACCCAGTTCGACGGCGAAGACGCCTGGCAAATCGTCGAACGGTGGGGCACATCCAATACGCCGGCGCTGCAGGAAGGCCGCGAACTGACGGATTACAACGATATGTACATCGAGTCGGACGAAAACGAAGGCTACGTCGAGCCGCTCGAGAGCTTTTTAGCTACCGACATGTACGGCAACAACGTAACCTTCATCCGCAACGACGAATATCAGCGTTATATGGAACAAGGGGAAGGCTACGGCCTGCTCGAGCCCGATCGGTACGAGGACGACGATCTGCGCTGA
- a CDS encoding RluA family pseudouridine synthase — translation MIPSTDEFEAFALEIGEDEAGERIDKMLAEALEDVSRSQLQDWVRDGHVTVNGAAVKPNYKLSVGDEVVVRPPEPELTELVPEPIPLDVKYEDSDVIVVNKPRGMVVHPAVGHRSGTLVNALMYHCKDLSGINGEIRPGIVHRIDKDTSGLLMAAKNDVAHNSLAAQLKEHSVTRRYVAVVHGVLQHDQGTIDAPIGRDPQDRKLFTVTDRGGKHAVTHFVVLERFAEHTVVELMLETGRTHQIRVHMKFIGHPLVGDPVYGRSRTRTMNVPGQALHAAVLGFTHPRTGERLTFEAPIPDEMQEFIEHLRLS, via the coding sequence ATGATTCCGTCAACGGATGAGTTCGAAGCGTTCGCGCTGGAGATCGGCGAGGACGAGGCAGGAGAGCGAATCGACAAAATGCTCGCGGAGGCGCTCGAGGACGTGTCCCGGTCGCAGCTGCAGGATTGGGTTCGCGACGGCCACGTCACGGTGAACGGCGCGGCGGTGAAGCCGAATTATAAATTGTCGGTTGGCGACGAGGTCGTCGTGCGGCCGCCGGAGCCGGAGCTGACGGAGCTCGTGCCGGAGCCGATTCCGCTCGACGTGAAGTACGAGGATTCGGACGTCATCGTCGTCAACAAGCCGCGGGGCATGGTCGTGCACCCGGCGGTCGGCCACCGGAGCGGGACGCTCGTCAATGCGCTTATGTACCATTGCAAAGATTTGTCGGGCATTAACGGCGAAATTCGCCCCGGCATCGTGCACCGGATCGACAAAGATACGTCCGGGCTGCTGATGGCGGCGAAGAACGACGTCGCTCACAATTCCCTTGCCGCGCAGCTCAAGGAGCATTCGGTGACGCGGCGCTACGTCGCCGTCGTGCACGGCGTGCTGCAGCACGACCAAGGCACGATCGACGCGCCGATCGGCCGCGATCCGCAGGATCGGAAGCTGTTTACGGTGACGGATCGGGGCGGCAAACATGCGGTGACGCATTTCGTCGTGCTCGAGCGGTTCGCGGAGCACACGGTCGTCGAGCTGATGCTGGAGACCGGCCGGACGCATCAAATCCGCGTACATATGAAATTCATCGGTCACCCGCTTGTCGGCGATCCCGTCTACGGCCGCTCGCGCACCCGTACGATGAACGTTCCTGGACAAGCCCTGCATGCGGCGGTGCTCGGCTTTACGCATCCGCGCACGGGGGAACGGCTGACGTTCGAGGCGCCGATTCCCGACGAAATGCAGGAATTTATCGAGCATCTAAGGTTGTCGTAA
- the ileS gene encoding isoleucine--tRNA ligase, with product MDYSKTLNLLQTDFPMRGNLPTAEPAMQARWDEMDVYNEVRKAREGRPKFVLHDGPPYANGDIHIGHALNKVLKDIVVRFKSLQGYDAPFVPGWDTHGLPIEQAIANSGRADRKKMTTLEFRKLCAEYAWEWVERQKKQFQRLGVRGDWSNPYVTLTPKYEAQQIRLFGAMVNKGYIYKGLKPVYWSPSSESALAEAEIEYREKTSPSIYVAFKVKDAMGKLPADAEIVIWTTTPWTLPANLGISVHPEFTYVVVETGGRQFVVAEGLLESVAKELGWADANVVSRVRGSELEYVTCQHPFYDRESLVMCGEHVTLEAGTGCVHTAPGHGEDDFAVGQKYGIGVLSPIDDQGHFTSEAPGFEGLFYDSANKVITEKLKESGHLLHMGFIKHQYAHDWRTKKPVIYRATEQWFASIDAFRQTMLDEIKNVEWTPHWGEVRLHNMIADRGDWCISRQRVWGVPIPIFYCRSCGEPLVNDATIEHVANVFEQEGSDAWFAKTEQELLPAGTACGKCGHGEFRKETDIMDVWFDSGSSHMAVLEAREDLQSPADLYLEGSDQYRGWFNSSLITSTAVHGRAPYKAVLSHGFTLDGEGRKMSKSLGNTVDPLKVCNQLGADILRLWVSSTDYQSDQRLSDGILQQTAEVYRKIRNTLRFYLGNLSGFDPANDRFDIAELSELDRFALIRLERMKEKVLNAYEKYEFHTVYQAVHHFLAVEMSAFYLDIMKDRLYADAADSVARKHTQFVMHESLLTVTQLIAPILPHTADEVWAFIPGVDSKTVQTTVFSPVRSEWFDAALEKKWEALIDVRDEVLKALEVARKDKRIGNSLSAKVVLYPSAETASLLSQFDELEKLFIVSEAVVSEDAAPADALALKGVAVKVETAEGEKCERCWIVTPEVGTHEDHPTLCDRCTEVVKQLTVL from the coding sequence ATGGACTACAGCAAAACGCTGAATCTGCTGCAGACCGATTTCCCGATGCGCGGCAACCTGCCGACGGCGGAGCCCGCGATGCAGGCGCGTTGGGACGAAATGGACGTGTACAACGAGGTGCGCAAAGCGCGGGAGGGGCGGCCGAAGTTCGTGCTGCACGACGGCCCGCCGTACGCGAACGGCGACATCCATATCGGCCACGCGCTGAACAAGGTGCTTAAGGACATCGTCGTCCGCTTTAAATCGCTGCAAGGGTATGACGCGCCGTTCGTTCCGGGCTGGGATACGCACGGCTTGCCGATCGAGCAGGCGATCGCGAACAGCGGCCGCGCCGATCGGAAAAAAATGACGACGCTCGAGTTCCGCAAGCTGTGCGCGGAATACGCGTGGGAGTGGGTCGAGCGGCAGAAAAAGCAGTTCCAGCGGCTCGGCGTCCGCGGCGACTGGAGCAACCCGTACGTGACGCTGACGCCGAAGTACGAGGCGCAGCAAATCCGCCTTTTCGGCGCAATGGTGAACAAAGGGTATATCTACAAAGGCTTGAAGCCGGTCTACTGGTCTCCGTCTTCGGAGAGCGCGCTGGCGGAAGCCGAAATCGAATACCGCGAAAAAACGTCGCCGTCTATCTATGTAGCGTTCAAGGTGAAGGACGCGATGGGCAAGCTTCCGGCGGACGCGGAAATCGTCATCTGGACGACGACGCCTTGGACGCTGCCGGCCAACCTCGGCATCTCCGTCCATCCGGAGTTCACGTACGTCGTCGTCGAAACGGGAGGACGCCAATTCGTCGTCGCCGAAGGGCTGCTGGAGAGCGTCGCGAAGGAGCTCGGCTGGGCGGACGCGAACGTCGTTTCCCGCGTGCGCGGCTCCGAGCTGGAATATGTCACGTGCCAGCATCCGTTCTATGACCGCGAATCGCTGGTCATGTGCGGCGAGCACGTGACGCTGGAAGCCGGCACGGGCTGCGTGCATACGGCGCCGGGGCACGGCGAAGACGACTTCGCCGTCGGGCAAAAGTACGGCATCGGCGTACTGAGCCCGATCGACGACCAGGGCCACTTCACGTCGGAAGCGCCGGGCTTCGAGGGGCTGTTCTACGACAGCGCGAACAAAGTCATCACGGAGAAGCTGAAGGAAAGCGGCCATCTGCTGCACATGGGCTTCATTAAGCACCAGTACGCACACGATTGGCGGACGAAGAAGCCGGTCATCTACCGGGCGACCGAGCAGTGGTTCGCGTCGATCGACGCGTTCCGGCAGACGATGCTCGACGAAATCAAGAACGTCGAGTGGACGCCGCACTGGGGCGAAGTGCGCCTGCATAACATGATCGCCGACCGGGGCGATTGGTGTATCTCCCGTCAGCGGGTGTGGGGCGTCCCGATCCCGATCTTCTACTGCCGTTCGTGCGGCGAGCCGCTCGTGAACGACGCGACGATCGAGCACGTGGCGAACGTATTCGAGCAGGAAGGCTCGGACGCTTGGTTCGCGAAGACGGAGCAGGAGCTGCTGCCGGCGGGCACCGCTTGCGGCAAATGCGGCCACGGCGAATTCCGGAAGGAAACCGACATCATGGACGTCTGGTTCGATTCCGGCTCCAGCCATATGGCCGTGCTCGAAGCGCGCGAAGACCTGCAGTCGCCGGCCGACCTGTATTTGGAGGGCTCGGACCAATATCGCGGCTGGTTTAACTCGTCGCTAATCACGTCGACCGCCGTCCACGGCCGCGCGCCGTACAAAGCGGTGCTAAGCCACGGCTTTACGCTCGACGGCGAAGGCCGGAAAATGTCCAAGTCGCTCGGCAACACGGTCGATCCGCTGAAAGTATGCAACCAGCTGGGGGCGGACATCCTACGGTTGTGGGTTTCTTCGACCGATTACCAGTCCGACCAGCGTTTGTCCGATGGGATCCTGCAGCAGACGGCGGAAGTGTACCGGAAAATCCGCAACACGCTGCGGTTTTATCTCGGCAACTTGTCCGGCTTCGATCCGGCGAACGACCGATTCGACATCGCCGAGCTGTCGGAGCTCGACCGGTTCGCGCTCATCCGCCTCGAGCGGATGAAGGAGAAGGTGCTGAACGCGTACGAGAAGTATGAGTTCCACACCGTATATCAGGCGGTGCACCATTTCCTCGCGGTCGAAATGAGCGCCTTCTACCTCGACATCATGAAGGATCGCTTGTACGCGGACGCGGCCGACAGCGTGGCGAGAAAGCATACGCAGTTCGTCATGCACGAATCGCTGCTGACGGTCACGCAGCTGATCGCGCCGATTCTGCCGCATACGGCGGACGAAGTGTGGGCGTTCATTCCGGGCGTCGATAGCAAGACGGTACAGACGACCGTGTTCTCGCCGGTTCGCTCGGAATGGTTCGACGCGGCGCTCGAGAAGAAGTGGGAAGCGCTCATCGACGTGCGCGACGAAGTGCTCAAAGCGCTCGAAGTCGCGCGGAAAGACAAGCGCATCGGCAACAGCTTGAGCGCGAAGGTCGTGTTGTACCCGTCGGCGGAAACGGCGTCGCTGCTTTCGCAATTCGACGAACTCGAGAAGCTGTTCATCGTCTCGGAAGCGGTCGTCAGCGAAGACGCTGCGCCTGCGGATGCCCTGGCGCTGAAAGGCGTCGCGGTGAAGGTGGAAACGGCGGAAGGCGAGAAGTGCGAACGATGCTGGATCGTCACGCCGGAGGTTGGCACGCACGAGGATCATCCGACGCTGTGCGACCGCTGCACGGAAGTGGTCAAACAGCTGACAGTTCTTTAA